The segment GGCGGTGATTCTCGGTGATGGCGGGCCGCGGCATGTCGAGATCGTGCGGCGCCTACTGGCGGCCGGGGCGGACCGGGCGATTGCCGACAAGGACGGCGTGACCGCGCTGGAGCATGCACGCCAGCGCGGGTATGGGGAGATGGTCAAGGTGCTGGAGCAATAGCACAGGATCACAGGGGGTTTACGCCACCTCCTCGTACCTGTGGGAAGCGGCCTTGTGTCGCGATTGGGCTGCGTAGCAGCCCCGACAATGTTGCATGTGCTTGAGACCCAGGGGCCGCTTCGCAGCCCAGTCGCGACACAAGGCCGCTTCCCACAGGTCCCAGGCATGTCGATGTGCTACCTACAGCACGCCCTACGCCACTTCCTCGAACGGCAACCCCACATAGTTCTCGGCAATGTTCAACAACCCCGCCTCCGAACCCAGGTAATACTCGCGGTCCGCGGCCTGCATCTTGCGGTCCCAGTCGTCCTGGTGCTCGCCGAAATCATGCAGCAGCTGGGTCATGAACCAGCTGAAACGCTCACCCTTCCACACCCGGCGCAAAGCCATGGGTGAATACTGCGCCAACAGGTCGGTGCGCCCTTCGCGGTACACCTTCACCAGGATGCGATACAGGTAGTTCACGTCCGAAGCCGCCAGGTTTAGCCCCTTGGCACCGGTGGGCGGGACGATGTGCGCAGCATCGCCCACCAGGAACAGCCGGCCATGCTGCATGGGCTCGACCACATGGCTGCGCAGTGGCGCGATGCTTTTTTCCAGCGCCGGGCCGGTGACCAGGCGCTCGGCCACATCCGCCGGCAGGCGCGCTTTCAGCTCGCCCCAGAAGCGCGCATCCGGCCAGTCCTCCACGCGCTCCTCAAGCGCCACCTGCAGGTAGTAGCGGCTGCGGGTCTGCGAGCGCTGGCTGCACAGCACGAAGCCGCGCTCGTGGTGGGCGTAGATCAGTTCGTGGTTCACCGGCGGCGTATCGGCCAACAGGCCCAGCCAGCCGAACGGGTAGATGCGCTCGTACTCCTTCAGCACCCCGGGCGGGATGCTCTGCCGCGCCACCCCGTGGAAACCGTCGCAACCTGCGATGTAGTCGCAGTCCACCCGGTGCTGCTGGCCGTCTTTTTCATAGGTGAGGTACGGGCGCTCGCCGGCAATGTCGTGGGG is part of the Pseudomonas fakonensis genome and harbors:
- the pobA gene encoding 4-hydroxybenzoate 3-monooxygenase — protein: MKTQVAIIGAGPSGLLLGQLLHKAGIDTLIVERQTPDYVLGRIRAGVLEQGTVDLLREAGVSARMDAEGLVHEGVELLVGGRRQRLDLKRLTGGKTVMVYGQTEVTRDLMQARELNGAPIIYAASNVQPHDIAGERPYLTYEKDGQQHRVDCDYIAGCDGFHGVARQSIPPGVLKEYERIYPFGWLGLLADTPPVNHELIYAHHERGFVLCSQRSQTRSRYYLQVALEERVEDWPDARFWGELKARLPADVAERLVTGPALEKSIAPLRSHVVEPMQHGRLFLVGDAAHIVPPTGAKGLNLAASDVNYLYRILVKVYREGRTDLLAQYSPMALRRVWKGERFSWFMTQLLHDFGEHQDDWDRKMQAADREYYLGSEAGLLNIAENYVGLPFEEVA